Part of the Streptomyces sp. NBC_01460 genome, TCGCGAGCTGATCGAGGGGGAGCGGCGGGCCGGCGGCGACCAGGTGGCACGCGACGGCTTCGGGCGCTCTGGGTGCGATGAACCCGAGGACCGCGCCGACCTGGGCGAGCAGGAGCCGGTCGGCGGGTACGCGGACCGCCGAGGCGATGGCGCGGCGGACCGCGTCGGCGTCGTCGGCTGACGCGGCCCGCGCGGCCAGTGCCACGTAGTCGGTCTGGGGGGCGAGCCCGAAGAGAGGGGCGTCGCTGTTGATCCGTTCGGCGGGAAGCGTCCCACTGAGCACGCCACCCGCGTAGGCCGAGCGGCGTTCGGCGTCGAAGTGCGCGCGTTCCAGCGCGAGGTCGTGCTGGACCCTGGCAAACACCGAGGACGCCTCGTTGGCGAACTCCCAGGTGCTGTCGTGAACGGCGAGCAGGAAGTCGGGGGACAGACCCACTTCGGCCGCGACCTCGTCCACCAGGGCGAGCATCTCCCGGGATCCCAACTGGTAGCCGATGGCGAGCGCGTCCAGCGGAAGTCCCCGGGCGGCGCGCTCGACCGCGTACTCACCGAGCATGTCGCGGAGAGCCGCGTCGGGGACGCGCAGAGAGGAGAGCTCCGAGACGAGGATGTCCATGAACCGTCGGGCGGACG contains:
- a CDS encoding PucR family transcriptional regulator gives rise to the protein MEHETPTAWPVLRRMPDLATLDEPTRTGVVAAVTRLRSLGDVFADRYLTLVRTHVPAYAVLSDDEVRSSARRFMDILVSELSSLRVPDAALRDMLGEYAVERAARGLPLDALAIGYQLGSREMLALVDEVAAEVGLSPDFLLAVHDSTWEFANEASSVFARVQHDLALERAHFDAERRSAYAGGVLSGTLPAERINSDAPLFGLAPQTDYVALAARAASADDADAVRRAIASAVRVPADRLLLAQVGAVLGFIAPRAPEAVACHLVAAGPPLPLDQLATGFDDAVLALETARRFAMSGVVRLSDLGPRPLVLSDARIAEGLATRHLAALDAAGRSSGEIEETARAYLDCDQDVREVARRLAVHPNTVRYRVNRFQQLTGLDLRRTEDLVTSWWLLNRRGT